One segment of Mycobacterium spongiae DNA contains the following:
- the recD gene encoding exodeoxyribonuclease V subunit alpha yields MDRRIAIEARPLLRTFNAAGVLESADVHVAQRVTALAGEVEGAAGDVVALAVALAVRALRAGSVCVDLTTVAADTGAPDLAWPDPVAWLATLRASPLFRQPPVLRLYDGRLLYLDRYWREEEHVCTELLALSVPTPSVDVPDYQRLFPPGYQEQRRAAEISLSQGVTVLTGGPGTGKTTTIARLLALLAAQADRSGAAGLRIALAAPTGKAAARLTEAVAAEVARLEAVDRERLSGLQAVTLHRLLGSRPDTSVRFRHHRGNRLAYDVIVVDETSMVSLTMMARLLEAVRRDTRLILVGDADQLTSVEAGAVLADLVDGLSARGDVRVAALRTSHRFGESIGALADAIRVGDADQAVALLRAGGEHLEFLETDDPTDGLRLALLPHALRVREAAMLGDASAAVAELGEQRLLCAHREGPYGVRHWNRRMQHWVGTETGDPMWSPWYAGRPLLVTANDYGLRIYNGDTGVVVAGADGLRAVIAGATGPLNFSVSRIGDVETMYAMTIHKSQGSQVNEVTVLVPPHDSRLLTRELLYTAVTRATKRVRVVGSEADVRAAIGRRALRATGLRQRLRAAAPSTEVNL; encoded by the coding sequence CTGGATCGGCGAATAGCAATCGAGGCGCGCCCACTGCTGCGCACGTTCAACGCAGCCGGAGTCTTGGAGTCCGCTGACGTCCATGTGGCGCAGCGGGTTACCGCGTTGGCCGGGGAGGTCGAGGGCGCAGCCGGCGACGTCGTTGCGCTGGCGGTGGCGCTGGCAGTAAGAGCATTGCGCGCCGGCTCCGTCTGCGTCGACCTGACCACGGTAGCCGCCGATACGGGGGCCCCGGACCTGGCATGGCCAGACCCGGTCGCGTGGCTGGCCACATTGCGGGCGAGCCCGCTGTTTCGCCAGCCGCCGGTGCTGCGACTCTACGACGGCCGGCTGCTGTACCTCGACCGATACTGGCGCGAGGAAGAGCACGTGTGCACCGAGTTGCTCGCGCTGTCGGTCCCCACGCCCAGCGTCGACGTGCCCGACTACCAGCGACTCTTCCCGCCGGGCTACCAGGAACAGCGCAGAGCAGCGGAAATATCGTTGTCGCAAGGAGTTACCGTGCTGACTGGGGGGCCGGGCACCGGCAAGACCACCACGATCGCGCGGCTGTTGGCGCTGCTCGCCGCGCAGGCGGATAGGTCAGGCGCTGCCGGCCTGCGGATCGCGTTGGCCGCACCGACGGGAAAGGCCGCGGCGCGGTTGACCGAAGCGGTGGCCGCTGAGGTCGCCAGGCTCGAGGCCGTTGACCGCGAACGGCTTTCCGGTTTGCAGGCGGTGACACTGCACCGGTTGCTAGGTAGCCGGCCCGACACGTCGGTGCGCTTTCGGCACCATCGGGGGAATCGGCTGGCATACGACGTGATCGTCGTCGATGAGACGTCGATGGTGTCGCTGACAATGATGGCCCGGTTGCTGGAGGCGGTGCGTCGCGACACACGGCTGATCCTGGTGGGTGACGCTGACCAGCTGACGTCGGTGGAAGCCGGAGCAGTGTTGGCGGATCTGGTCGATGGCCTGTCCGCGCGCGGCGACGTGCGGGTCGCCGCATTGCGGACTTCGCATCGGTTCGGCGAATCGATCGGCGCGCTGGCCGACGCGATCAGGGTTGGCGACGCGGATCAGGCGGTCGCGTTGCTTCGCGCGGGCGGTGAGCACCTCGAGTTTCTCGAAACCGACGACCCGACAGACGGTTTGCGGCTGGCCCTGCTCCCCCATGCCCTGCGGGTACGTGAGGCGGCGATGCTCGGCGACGCGTCGGCCGCTGTGGCGGAGCTCGGCGAGCAGCGGCTGCTCTGCGCACATCGTGAGGGGCCCTACGGCGTGCGGCATTGGAACCGGCGCATGCAGCATTGGGTCGGCACCGAGACGGGCGACCCAATGTGGTCGCCGTGGTACGCCGGTCGGCCATTGTTGGTGACCGCCAACGACTATGGACTGCGTATCTACAACGGTGACACCGGTGTGGTGGTCGCTGGAGCGGACGGCCTGCGCGCCGTCATTGCCGGAGCGACCGGCCCACTGAACTTCTCGGTCAGCCGGATCGGCGACGTGGAGACCATGTACGCGATGACGATCCATAAGAGCCAGGGCAGCCAAGTCAACGAGGTCACCGTGCTGGTGCCGCCACACGATTCCAGATTGCTGACGCGGGAGTTGCTCTATACAGCGGTGACTCGAGCCACAAAGAGGGTCCGCGTAGTCGGTTCAGAGGCCGACGTGCGAGCGGCCATTGGACGGCGGGCGCTGCGCGCTACGGGGCTACGACAACGCCTGCGGGCCGCCGCGCCATCAACCGAGGTGAATCTCTAG
- a CDS encoding PE family protein produces MSLVVAVPEVLASAAADVAGVGSLVGEANAAAAASTTAIVAAAEDEVSAAIAALFSAHGRAYQAASAQAAAFHAQFAQALTAGADAYASAEAASAASIADPLLAAINAPVVALTGRPLIGNGANGAPGTGAAGAPGGWLLGNGGAGGSGAPGQAGGAGGAAGLIGAGGAGGAGGTTAGVGETGGAGGVGGAGGWLWGTGGAGGAGGSATAVGGVGGVGGAGGAGGLLGAGGIGGTGGTSLGGGATAGGAGGSGGSGGLLAGLVGAGGGDGGDGGAGENGGAGGAGGNAGLLAGPGGAGGAGGRAFSAAGGVGGAGGDGGLLFGNGGVGGTGGFGTDVGGVGGGGGDGGWFGSGGAGGTGGTSRLGIGGDGGAGGAGGVFGNGGVGGTGGTSGFTDAGGGGVGGRGGLLIGNGGAGGAGGEARLTGGGDGGVGGAGGNGVLIGNGGNGGIGGTGTTLGVDGLGGVSGLLVGLDGFNAPVSTSVFHTLQQQVIGAINAPIQDLTGRPLIGNGTPGAAGTGASGAPGGWLLGDGGAGGSGAADSGLAGGAGGAGGLWGTGGTGGAGAGNPAAGGVGGVGGAGGAGGWLFGDGGGGGVGGFAVNGGGGGIGGTGGLLSAGGAGGTGGATFGGIGGAGGAGGTGGLFGGLFGAGGGTGGDGGSSDGSAVGGVGGAGGDAGLLGGPGGSGGSGGPGRGLEAGAGGAGGSAGLLFGAGGVGGTGGIGLNDSGGDGGAGGTAGLLFSSGGTGGAGGFSSPGFGNGGVGGAGGNAGLLGGGGAGGAGGDGNGVDAGGGGAGGRGGHLIGNGGAGGAGGNGGAGGDGGAGGNAMVIGNGGNGGNGGTGTPDGAPGAGGTGGLLAGSDGNSG; encoded by the coding sequence GTGTCGTTGGTGGTGGCGGTGCCGGAGGTGTTGGCCTCGGCGGCAGCGGATGTGGCGGGTGTGGGGTCGCTGGTCGGTGAGGCCAATGCGGCCGCGGCGGCGTCGACGACGGCGATTGTGGCTGCAGCCGAAGACGAGGTGTCGGCGGCGATCGCGGCATTGTTCTCCGCCCATGGGCGGGCCTATCAGGCCGCCAGTGCGCAGGCGGCGGCGTTTCACGCCCAGTTCGCCCAGGCGTTGACCGCCGGTGCGGATGCCTACGCCAGTGCTGAGGCTGCGAGCGCGGCCTCGATCGCTGACCCGTTGTTGGCCGCCATCAATGCGCCGGTGGTGGCGTTGACCGGGCGCCCGTTGATCGGCAATGGCGCCAACGGGGCTCCGGGCACGGGGGCCGCGGGGGCGCCGGGGGGCTGGCTGCTGGGTAATGGCGGTGCGGGTGGGTCCGGCGCGCCCGGCCAGGCCGGTGGTGCCGGCGGGGCGGCGGGGTTGATCGGCGCGGGCGGTGCCGGTGGCGCCGGCGGGACAACTGCCGGTGTCGGCGAGACCGGCGGTGCCGGTGGGGTTGGCGGTGCCGGCGGCTGGCTATGGGGTACCGGCGGAGCTGGCGGGGCCGGCGGGTCCGCTACCGCCGTTGGTGGTGTTGGTGGTGTTGGCGGTGCCGGCGGGGCCGGGGGTCTGCTCGGCGCCGGCGGAATCGGCGGGACCGGCGGAACCAGCCTCGGCGGAGGTGCGACGGCCGGTGGTGCTGGTGGTTCCGGCGGATCCGGCGGGTTGTTAGCCGGGTTGGTGGGCGCCGGCGGCGGTGACGGTGGTGACGGCGGCGCCGGCGAGAACGGGGGTGCCGGAGGGGCCGGGGGCAACGCCGGGTTGCTGGCCGGTCCCGGTGGCGCGGGTGGGGCCGGCGGCCGCGCCTTCAGCGCAGCTGGCGGAGTTGGTGGAGCCGGCGGTGATGGCGGGCTGCTGTTCGGCAACGGCGGAGTCGGCGGGACCGGCGGATTCGGCACCGACGTCGGTGGTGTTGGTGGTGGCGGCGGTGATGGCGGCTGGTTCGGTAGCGGCGGTGCCGGCGGGACCGGCGGCACCAGCCGTTTGGGCATCGGGGGTGATGGTGGGGCGGGTGGCGCCGGCGGGGTGTTCGGCAACGGCGGGGTCGGTGGCACCGGCGGCACCAGCGGTTTCACTGACGCCGGCGGCGGCGGTGTTGGAGGCCGGGGCGGGCTGCTGATCGGTAACGGCGGGGCCGGCGGCGCAGGTGGCGAGGCACGCCTTACCGGAGGCGGCGATGGTGGTGTCGGCGGCGCTGGTGGCAATGGAGTGCTGATTGGCAACGGCGGCAACGGCGGCATCGGCGGCACCGGCACAACGTTGGGCGTCGACGGCCTCGGCGGGGTCAGCGGGTTGCTGGTCGGGCTGGATGGCTTCAACGCCCCGGTGAGCACCTCGGTGTTCCACACGCTGCAGCAGCAAGTGATCGGTGCGATCAACGCGCCCATCCAGGATCTGACGGGACGTCCGCTGATCGGTAACGGCACTCCCGGAGCCGCGGGCACCGGGGCAAGCGGCGCGCCCGGGGGCTGGTTGCTCGGCGACGGCGGTGCCGGCGGATCCGGTGCAGCCGACTCGGGTCTGGCTGGTGGGGCCGGCGGCGCTGGCGGCTTGTGGGGCACCGGCGGGACCGGAGGTGCCGGCGCCGGCAATCCGGCTGCGGGTGGCGTCGGTGGGGTTGGTGGAGCCGGGGGTGCTGGCGGTTGGCTGTTCGGTGACGGCGGAGGCGGCGGGGTTGGCGGGTTCGCCGTGAACGGCGGTGGTGGCGGCATCGGCGGCACCGGGGGCTTGTTGAGCGCCGGCGGAGCTGGCGGCACCGGCGGGGCGACCTTCGGCGGCATCGGTGGTGCTGGCGGAGCGGGTGGTACTGGCGGGCTGTTCGGTGGGCTGTTCGGTGCGGGCGGCGGAACCGGTGGTGACGGCGGGTCGAGCGACGGCAGTGCTGTCGGAGGTGTCGGTGGGGCCGGGGGTGACGCGGGACTGCTGGGCGGCCCCGGCGGATCCGGCGGATCCGGCGGACCGGGCCGTGGTCTCGAAGCTGGGGCAGGTGGGGCAGGCGGTAGTGCCGGGTTGCTGTTCGGTGCGGGCGGAGTCGGCGGGACTGGCGGCATCGGCCTCAACGATTCCGGTGGGGATGGTGGGGCTGGGGGCACCGCTGGTTTGCTGTTCTCCAGCGGCGGCACCGGCGGCGCTGGTGGGTTCTCATCGCCCGGATTCGGCAATGGTGGCGTTGGTGGGGCCGGGGGCAACGCCGGCTTGCTGGGCGGCGGCGGCGCCGGTGGCGCCGGTGGCGACGGCAATGGCGTCGACGCGGGGGGCGGCGGTGCGGGTGGTCGTGGTGGGCACCTGATCGGCAACGGCGGCGCCGGTGGGGCCGGCGGCAACGGCGGCGCCGGCGGCGACGGTGGTGCCGGGGGCAACGCGATGGTGATCGGAAACGGTGGAAACGGCGGAAACGGCGGCACCGGCACACCCGACGGGGCCCCGGGCGCCGGCGGCACCGGCGGGCTGTTGGCCGGTTCGGACGGAAATAGCGGCTAG
- a CDS encoding HNH endonuclease signature motif containing protein: MRSSSREAIVAAYDALDAALDRVLELSCDELTTPECLTLLQRSEAVRRRLPAAEHPLINTLAHHADANELGGKLAFALAQRLHITRADASRRIGDATDLGHRRALTGQPLPPLLTATAEAQRTGHIGADHVRVIRTFFHQLPSVVDPTTRQQAETDLAKLGRQYRPDELSKLAAKLTDCLNPDGTYTDADRARRRGITLGKQDADGMSPITGYLTPEARATLDAVLAKLAAPGMSNPNDATPCVSGTPPQTAIESDTRSTSQRNHDGLNAAMRALLCSGDLGQHNGLPASIIVSTTLAELESGAGNALTAGGTLLSISDVIRLARHAHHYLRIFDQGRELGLYHTKRLASPGQRIVLHAKDRGCTFPNCDVPGYLTEVHHVTDYAETNHTNIDDLTFGCGPHHKLITTGNWTTRKRRDGTTEWIPPPHLDHGQPRTNRYFHPQDLLGDNTNDEDDP; encoded by the coding sequence ATGCGTTCTAGTAGCCGGGAGGCGATCGTTGCGGCTTACGACGCGCTCGACGCAGCCCTTGACCGGGTGCTCGAGCTCTCGTGCGACGAGCTGACCACCCCGGAATGCCTGACGCTGCTGCAACGCAGCGAAGCAGTGCGACGCCGGCTACCGGCCGCCGAACACCCGCTGATCAACACACTCGCCCACCACGCCGATGCCAACGAGCTGGGCGGCAAGCTGGCCTTCGCGCTGGCTCAGCGACTACACATCACCCGCGCCGACGCCTCCCGCCGCATCGGCGACGCAACCGATCTCGGGCACCGCCGCGCACTCACCGGCCAACCGTTGCCGCCGTTGTTGACGGCCACCGCCGAAGCCCAACGCACCGGGCACATCGGAGCAGACCACGTACGCGTCATCCGAACCTTCTTCCACCAACTCCCCAGCGTCGTCGACCCGACGACTCGACAACAAGCCGAAACCGACCTAGCAAAGCTGGGACGCCAGTACCGCCCCGACGAGCTGTCCAAGCTTGCCGCCAAACTCACCGACTGCCTCAACCCCGACGGCACCTACACCGACGCCGACCGCGCCCGCCGCCGCGGCATCACCCTCGGCAAACAAGACGCCGACGGCATGTCCCCCATCACCGGCTACCTCACCCCCGAAGCCCGCGCCACCCTCGACGCAGTCCTGGCCAAACTCGCCGCCCCCGGCATGTCCAACCCCAACGACGCGACCCCGTGTGTCAGCGGCACCCCGCCGCAAACCGCCATCGAGTCCGACACCCGCAGCACCAGCCAGCGCAACCACGACGGCCTCAACGCCGCCATGCGAGCCCTACTCTGCTCCGGTGATCTCGGACAACACAATGGGCTACCCGCCTCGATCATCGTGTCCACCACGCTGGCCGAGCTCGAATCCGGCGCCGGAAACGCTTTGACCGCCGGGGGCACCCTGCTATCAATCAGCGATGTGATCCGGCTAGCCCGTCACGCCCATCATTACCTGCGCATCTTCGACCAGGGCCGAGAACTCGGCCTGTATCACACCAAGCGCCTAGCCTCACCGGGGCAACGAATCGTGCTGCACGCCAAAGACCGCGGCTGCACCTTCCCCAACTGCGACGTTCCCGGCTACCTCACCGAAGTCCACCACGTCACCGACTACGCCGAAACCAACCACACCAACATCGACGACCTCACCTTCGGCTGCGGCCCCCACCACAAACTCATCACCACCGGCAACTGGACGACCCGCAAACGCCGAGACGGCACCACCGAATGGATCCCACCACCCCACCTCGACCACGGCCAACCCCGGACAAACAGATACTTCCACCCTCAAGACCTGCTCGGCGACAACACCAACGACGAAGACGACCCGTGA
- the recB gene encoding exodeoxyribonuclease V subunit beta, protein MDHFDLLGPLPASGSTTVLEASAGTGKTFALAGLVTRFVAEGVTPLDEMLLITFSKAASRELRERVRAQLVNTVAALDGSVPGLPNDLVAHLQRGTAAERDERCARLRTALADFDTATICTTHQFCQLVLKSLGVAGDTDAGATLVESLDDVVAQIVDDLYLTHFGAERDEVALSRSGALNLARAVVADPCAELRPHHPDPQSVAAVRLRFATDVLVQLELRKRQLGIFSYNDLLSRLAETLEGATDSTAAHAAGRMRRRWTTVMVDEFQDTDPIQWRVIDRAFNGHCRLVLIGDPKQAIYGFRGGDIYTYLGAARTAGDRRTLGVNWRSDKALVDSLHAVLLGAELGDPDIVVRDVEARVGGHRLRNAPRNAPFRLRVVNRAGFGHDQTRTIPIDQLRRYISTDLATDIGALLASDATFDAKPIRAADIAVIVESSKDARPCQVALTEAGIPAVYTGDGDVFAADAAKDWLCLLNAFDQTHRSGLVRAAATTVFFGKTANELACGGDALTDDVSTTLRNWAAQLRERGPAAVFEAAQLAGMGRRVLAERGGERTMTDVAHIAQLLHTITHRERLTLPALRDWLRRQCDDRGGAPERTRRIDSDAAAVQILTVWGAKGLQFPVVYLPFAFNRHVFIDDIPLYHDSNGVRCLDIGGPGSADRKSIEAFSRAEAARNDIRLTYVALTRAQSQVVAWWAPAKDEPTGGLSRLLRGRRRGAAEVPNSCVPRTISDDEALDQFRAWEAAGGPAIEESAPAAVAPVPRPPPPAELAVRHFHRSIDTTWRRTSYSALVRGAHDAAVSSEPEITARDDEAEEVAVSTAPEIGPDTTSPMADLPAGATFGSLVHAVLEHADPFAVDLEAELGRQVLDHSRLWPVDVEPTALASALVPMHDTPLGPLADELTLRRIGHRDRLRELTFELPLAGGDVAEAIAPPRVADLGALLRDYLPPEDPLARYAGRLMSEDLGAQPLHGYLSGSIDVVLRVPQQRYLVVDYKTNMLGDTAADYSFPRLTDAMLHSDYPLQALLYTVVLHRFLRWRQPDYQPRRHLGGVLYLFVRGMCGASTPRVDGHPCGVFSWLPPAEMVVRLSDMLDQGRRAT, encoded by the coding sequence ATGGACCACTTCGATCTCCTGGGTCCGTTGCCCGCAAGCGGGTCCACGACGGTGTTGGAAGCCAGTGCCGGTACGGGCAAGACATTCGCCCTGGCCGGGCTGGTCACCCGGTTCGTCGCCGAAGGCGTCACCCCACTCGACGAAATGTTGCTGATCACCTTCAGCAAAGCGGCCAGCCGGGAACTGCGGGAACGGGTCCGTGCCCAGCTGGTGAACACCGTAGCCGCACTTGATGGTTCGGTACCCGGGTTACCGAATGACCTCGTTGCGCACCTGCAACGCGGCACCGCTGCCGAACGCGACGAGCGTTGCGCACGGCTGCGCACTGCGCTCGCCGACTTCGATACCGCGACCATCTGCACCACGCACCAGTTCTGCCAGCTTGTCCTCAAATCTCTTGGAGTAGCTGGCGATACGGATGCCGGTGCGACACTGGTCGAAAGCCTCGACGACGTGGTCGCGCAGATTGTCGATGATTTGTACCTTACTCACTTCGGAGCGGAACGTGACGAGGTAGCGCTCAGCCGCTCGGGCGCACTGAACCTGGCTCGCGCGGTGGTCGCTGACCCGTGTGCCGAGTTGCGCCCGCACCACCCGGACCCGCAGTCGGTCGCCGCGGTGCGGTTGCGCTTCGCCACGGATGTGCTCGTACAACTCGAACTGCGCAAGCGCCAGCTCGGCATCTTCAGCTACAACGACCTGCTCAGCCGGCTAGCCGAGACCCTCGAAGGCGCCACTGACTCGACGGCAGCCCACGCCGCCGGCCGCATGCGCAGGCGCTGGACGACGGTCATGGTCGACGAGTTTCAGGACACCGACCCGATTCAGTGGCGCGTCATCGACCGCGCCTTCAACGGCCACTGCAGGCTGGTGCTGATCGGCGATCCCAAGCAGGCGATCTACGGCTTTCGCGGCGGCGACATCTACACCTACCTGGGGGCGGCCCGTACCGCCGGTGACCGTCGCACGCTCGGCGTGAACTGGCGTAGCGACAAAGCGCTCGTCGACAGCCTGCACGCGGTCCTGTTGGGAGCCGAGCTTGGCGACCCCGACATCGTCGTCCGCGATGTCGAGGCTCGGGTTGGCGGCCATCGGTTGCGGAACGCGCCGCGCAACGCACCGTTTCGCCTGCGGGTCGTCAACCGCGCCGGGTTCGGCCACGACCAGACCCGGACCATCCCGATCGACCAGCTACGCCGCTACATTTCGACCGACCTCGCGACCGATATCGGTGCGCTACTAGCCAGCGACGCAACCTTTGACGCGAAGCCGATCCGCGCGGCAGACATCGCGGTCATTGTCGAATCAAGCAAAGACGCCCGGCCCTGCCAAGTCGCATTGACCGAAGCCGGCATTCCCGCTGTGTACACCGGTGACGGCGACGTCTTTGCCGCCGACGCCGCCAAGGACTGGCTGTGCCTGCTGAACGCCTTCGACCAGACACACCGCAGCGGGCTGGTACGGGCCGCGGCAACCACCGTGTTCTTCGGCAAGACGGCCAACGAGCTTGCCTGCGGCGGCGACGCCTTGACCGACGATGTATCCACCACGCTGCGGAACTGGGCCGCCCAACTGCGCGAGCGCGGTCCGGCCGCCGTCTTCGAGGCAGCACAATTGGCCGGAATGGGGCGACGCGTGCTTGCCGAACGCGGCGGCGAGCGGACGATGACCGACGTGGCCCATATCGCCCAACTCCTGCACACCATCACCCACCGCGAGCGGCTGACTTTGCCGGCGTTGCGCGATTGGCTGCGCCGCCAGTGCGATGATCGCGGCGGAGCACCCGAACGCACCCGGCGAATCGACAGTGACGCCGCGGCGGTACAGATCCTGACGGTATGGGGCGCCAAGGGGCTGCAGTTTCCGGTCGTGTACTTGCCGTTCGCCTTCAACCGGCACGTTTTCATCGACGATATTCCGCTCTACCACGACAGCAACGGCGTTCGGTGCCTGGATATCGGCGGCCCAGGTAGTGCCGATCGCAAGAGCATCGAAGCCTTCAGCCGAGCCGAAGCGGCCCGCAACGATATTCGGCTGACATATGTCGCGCTGACGCGAGCGCAGTCACAAGTCGTGGCATGGTGGGCGCCCGCCAAGGACGAACCGACCGGTGGCCTGTCACGCCTGCTACGCGGGCGGCGCCGCGGCGCTGCCGAAGTGCCGAACAGCTGCGTACCGAGAACGATCTCGGACGATGAGGCGTTGGACCAGTTTCGGGCGTGGGAGGCGGCTGGCGGCCCAGCGATCGAAGAATCCGCGCCAGCGGCCGTTGCGCCCGTTCCGCGGCCGCCGCCACCGGCCGAGCTGGCCGTACGCCATTTTCACCGGTCGATCGACACCACGTGGCGGCGCACGTCGTATTCGGCACTGGTCCGCGGCGCGCACGATGCGGCAGTCAGCAGTGAACCGGAGATCACTGCTCGCGACGACGAGGCCGAAGAGGTGGCGGTCTCGACCGCGCCGGAGATCGGGCCGGACACCACTTCCCCCATGGCCGACCTACCGGCCGGTGCAACATTCGGTTCGCTGGTGCATGCCGTACTTGAACATGCCGACCCCTTTGCCGTTGACCTGGAGGCTGAGCTGGGACGTCAGGTCCTCGATCATTCGCGGTTGTGGCCCGTCGACGTGGAACCGACCGCACTCGCGTCCGCACTTGTGCCCATGCACGACACGCCCTTGGGCCCGTTGGCCGACGAGCTGACGTTGCGCCGGATCGGACATCGGGATCGACTGCGGGAGTTGACCTTTGAACTACCGCTGGCCGGCGGCGACGTCGCGGAGGCGATTGCGCCCCCACGAGTCGCCGACCTGGGTGCGCTGCTTCGCGATTACCTGCCACCCGAGGATCCGCTCGCCCGCTATGCCGGCCGGCTGATGTCTGAGGATCTCGGCGCCCAGCCGTTGCATGGCTATCTGTCTGGGTCGATCGACGTTGTGCTGCGGGTGCCGCAACAGCGTTATCTGGTCGTCGACTACAAGACCAACATGCTCGGCGACACTGCTGCCGATTACAGCTTTCCACGGTTGACCGACGCGATGCTGCATTCCGATTACCCATTACAGGCACTTCTGTATACCGTTGTGCTGCATCGCTTTTTACGATGGCGGCAACCTGACTACCAGCCGCGGCGTCACCTGGGTGGGGTGTTGTACTTGTTTGTGCGGGGAATGTGCGGGGCGTCGACCCCACGAGTCGATGGGCATCCTTGCGGAGTATTCAGCTGGCTGCCGCCCGCCGAGATGGTTGTGAGGCTATCTGACATGCTCGACCAGGGTCGGCGTGCGACGTGA